One window of the Lysobacter sp. S4-A87 genome contains the following:
- a CDS encoding trypsin-like peptidase domain-containing protein produces the protein MRPLPTLLTLSLAAAFGGFAATAIRDGLETPAQAAPAAATAVPAVAALPAVVSGQPLPSLAPMLAKVTPAVVSVHTKQRVKVSPFGGDPMFRRMFPELTQERINESLGSGVIVDAQRGYVLTNHHVIEGADEVSITLADGRTLKAEFLGSDPDTDVALMRITAPNLIALPLANSDALRVGDFVVAVGNPFGIGQTVTSGIVSAVGRTGLRGLGFQNFIQTDASINPGNSGGALVNLNGELVGINTASFNPRGSMAGNIGLGFAIPTSLARNIMGQLIANNGVVIRGTLGLETQAVDARLAQGLGLDEARGALVTQVYSGGGAAAAGLKPGDVIVAANGERIDDPDALRNFEGLQAVGSRVALDVRRDGKVIQLNTSLREQPKSFQGLEMDPRLAGAVFAELPERLRQSGYSGVLVESVARGSRAAQNGLQKDDIVTAATSGKFEDLSGFRASFTQAPAQLILRVVRGGGRQGNLPMQ, from the coding sequence ATGCGCCCTCTGCCGACCCTGCTTACCCTCTCCCTGGCGGCCGCCTTCGGCGGTTTCGCCGCAACGGCCATCCGCGACGGCCTGGAAACTCCGGCCCAGGCCGCACCCGCCGCCGCCACGGCCGTTCCGGCGGTCGCCGCGCTGCCAGCCGTGGTCAGCGGCCAGCCGCTGCCGTCGCTGGCGCCGATGCTGGCCAAGGTCACGCCGGCCGTGGTCAGCGTCCATACCAAGCAGCGGGTCAAGGTGAGCCCGTTCGGCGGCGACCCGATGTTCCGGCGCATGTTCCCGGAGCTGACCCAGGAGCGGATCAACGAATCGCTCGGCTCGGGCGTCATCGTCGATGCCCAGCGCGGCTACGTGCTGACCAACCACCACGTGATCGAAGGCGCAGACGAAGTCTCGATCACGCTCGCCGACGGGCGCACGCTCAAGGCCGAGTTCCTGGGGTCGGACCCCGATACCGACGTGGCGCTGATGCGCATCACCGCGCCCAACCTGATCGCGCTGCCGCTGGCCAACTCCGATGCGCTGCGGGTCGGCGACTTCGTGGTCGCGGTCGGCAACCCGTTCGGCATCGGCCAGACGGTGACCTCGGGCATTGTTTCCGCGGTCGGTCGCACCGGCCTGCGTGGCCTGGGCTTCCAGAACTTCATCCAGACCGACGCCTCGATCAATCCGGGCAATTCCGGCGGCGCCCTCGTCAACCTCAACGGCGAACTGGTCGGCATCAACACCGCCAGCTTCAACCCGCGCGGTTCGATGGCCGGCAACATCGGCCTGGGCTTCGCCATCCCCACCAGCCTGGCGCGCAACATCATGGGCCAGCTGATCGCCAACAACGGCGTCGTCATCCGCGGCACGCTCGGCCTGGAAACGCAGGCGGTGGATGCGCGACTGGCGCAGGGCCTGGGCCTGGACGAAGCACGCGGCGCGCTGGTCACGCAGGTGTACTCCGGTGGCGGCGCGGCCGCGGCCGGACTCAAGCCGGGCGACGTGATCGTCGCCGCCAACGGCGAGCGCATCGACGACCCGGACGCGCTGCGCAACTTCGAAGGCCTGCAGGCGGTCGGCAGCCGCGTCGCGCTGGACGTGCGTCGTGACGGCAAGGTGATCCAGCTGAACACTTCGCTGCGCGAACAACCCAAGTCGTTCCAGGGACTGGAGATGGATCCGCGCCTGGCCGGCGCCGTCTTCGCCGAGCTGCCCGAGCGCCTGCGCCAGTCGGGCTATTCGGGCGTGCTGGTCGAGTCGGTCGCGCGCGGAAGCCGCGCCGCGCAGAACGGTCTGCAGAAGGACGACATCGTCACTGCCGCTACTTCCGGCAAGTTCGAGGACCTTTCAGGTTTCCGCGCCAGCTTCACGCAGGCTCCGGCACAGTTGATCCTGCGCGTCGTACGCGGCGGCGGCCGGCAGGGCAACTTGCCGATGCAGTGA
- a CDS encoding adenosylcobalamin-dependent ribonucleoside-diphosphate reductase gives MSTVRLEAVKTAAADRGDLEREIPMQPASQDIWDKKYRLKTKTGKAVDSDIDATYQRVAKALAEAEPNAEKQQYWNERFVWALRRGAIPAGRITSNAGALEHKPATSTINCTVSGTIEDSMDGILEKVHEAGLTLKAGCGIGYEFSTLRPRGAFVAGAGAYTSGPMSFMDIYDKMCFTVSSAGGRRGAQMGTFDVSHPDVKDFIRAKREDGRLRQFNLSLLITDGFMEAVDTDADWPLVFPVNMKEKGDINLDDATQVVWREWPTHRNYIVRDDGLVACKIYGHIRARHLWDMIMVSTYDYAEPGFILIDRVNEMNNNWWCENIRATNPCGEQPLPAYGACLLGSVNLTKFVRDPFTDQATFDWEEYKEVVRVFTRMLDNVVEVNGLPLEQQRNEIMRKRRHGMGFLGLGSTVTMLRMKYGSKESCEFTERISREMAVAGWEMGLALAKEKGAAPIMDELFAVDAEMLRKRPEMVKDGWKIGQDIPGRVLHARYSRYMQRVASVAPELVDELAETGARFTHHSSIAPTGTISLSLANNASNGIEPSFAHHYSRNVIREGKKSKEKVDVYSYELLAYRELINAKAMPFSDEEHARLPEYFISADDISPKEHVDVQAAAQKWVDSSISKTANVPTDYPYEQFKDIYRYAHQQGLKGCTTFRFNPAAFQGVLVKEADLENTTYRFELEDGSVLEVKGNEQIEYDGEMHTAANLFDALKEGYYGKF, from the coding sequence ATGAGCACAGTGCGCCTCGAGGCGGTCAAGACGGCCGCGGCTGACCGGGGGGACCTTGAAAGGGAAATCCCGATGCAGCCCGCTTCCCAGGACATCTGGGACAAGAAGTACCGGCTGAAGACCAAGACGGGGAAGGCGGTCGATTCCGACATCGACGCCACCTACCAGCGCGTGGCCAAGGCCCTGGCCGAGGCCGAGCCCAATGCCGAGAAGCAGCAGTACTGGAACGAGCGTTTCGTGTGGGCGCTGCGCCGCGGGGCCATTCCCGCCGGCCGCATCACCTCCAACGCCGGCGCGCTCGAGCACAAGCCGGCCACCTCGACCATCAACTGCACCGTCTCGGGCACCATCGAAGACTCGATGGACGGGATCCTGGAGAAGGTCCACGAGGCCGGACTGACCCTGAAGGCCGGTTGCGGCATCGGCTACGAGTTCTCGACGCTGCGTCCGCGCGGCGCGTTCGTCGCCGGCGCCGGCGCCTACACCTCCGGCCCGATGTCCTTCATGGATATCTACGACAAGATGTGCTTCACCGTGTCGTCGGCCGGTGGCCGCCGCGGCGCGCAGATGGGCACGTTCGACGTCTCCCACCCGGACGTGAAGGACTTCATCCGCGCCAAGCGCGAAGACGGCCGCCTGCGCCAGTTCAACCTGTCGCTATTGATTACAGATGGCTTCATGGAAGCCGTCGACACCGACGCCGACTGGCCGCTGGTGTTCCCGGTCAACATGAAGGAAAAGGGCGACATCAACCTCGACGACGCGACCCAGGTCGTCTGGCGCGAGTGGCCGACCCACCGCAACTACATCGTCCGCGACGACGGCCTGGTGGCCTGCAAGATCTACGGCCACATCCGTGCCCGCCACCTGTGGGACATGATCATGGTCTCGACGTATGACTACGCCGAGCCGGGTTTCATCCTCATCGACCGCGTCAACGAGATGAACAACAACTGGTGGTGCGAGAACATCCGCGCAACCAATCCCTGCGGCGAGCAGCCGCTGCCGGCCTACGGCGCCTGCCTGCTGGGCTCGGTCAACCTGACCAAGTTCGTGCGCGACCCGTTCACCGACCAGGCGACCTTCGACTGGGAGGAGTACAAGGAAGTCGTGCGTGTGTTCACCCGCATGCTCGACAACGTGGTCGAGGTCAACGGCCTGCCGCTGGAGCAGCAGCGCAACGAGATCATGCGCAAGCGCCGCCACGGCATGGGCTTCCTCGGCCTGGGCAGCACCGTGACCATGCTGCGCATGAAGTACGGCAGCAAGGAATCGTGCGAGTTCACCGAGCGCATCTCCCGCGAGATGGCCGTGGCCGGCTGGGAAATGGGCCTGGCGCTGGCGAAGGAAAAGGGCGCCGCGCCGATCATGGACGAGCTGTTCGCCGTCGATGCCGAGATGCTGCGCAAGCGTCCGGAGATGGTGAAGGACGGCTGGAAGATCGGCCAGGACATCCCCGGCCGCGTCCTGCACGCCCGCTACAGCCGCTACATGCAGCGCGTCGCCTCGGTGGCGCCGGAGCTGGTGGACGAACTGGCCGAGACCGGCGCGCGCTTCACCCACCACAGCTCGATCGCGCCGACCGGCACGATCTCGCTGAGCCTGGCCAACAATGCCTCCAACGGCATCGAGCCTTCCTTCGCGCACCATTACAGCCGCAACGTGATCCGCGAAGGCAAGAAGTCGAAGGAAAAGGTCGACGTCTACTCCTACGAGCTGCTGGCCTACCGCGAGCTGATCAACGCCAAGGCCATGCCGTTCTCGGATGAAGAGCACGCCAGGCTGCCGGAGTACTTCATCTCCGCTGACGACATCTCGCCCAAGGAGCACGTCGACGTGCAGGCCGCGGCGCAGAAGTGGGTCGACAGCTCGATCTCCAAGACGGCCAACGTCCCGACCGACTACCCGTACGAGCAGTTCAAGGACATCTACCGTTACGCCCACCAGCAGGGGCTGAAGGGCTGCACCACGTTCCGCTTCAACCCGGCCGCCTTCCAGGGCGTGCTGGTCAAGGAAGCCGACCTGGAGAACACCACCTACCGCTTCGAGCTCGAAGACGGCAGCGTGCTCGAGGTCAAGGGCAACGAGCAGATCGAATACGACGGCGAGATGCACACCGCCGCCAACCTGTTCGATGCATTGAAGGAAGGGTATTACGGCAAGTTTTGA
- a CDS encoding NrdJb: MAVKIDKKIKGYSVVTPEDKAKEAARPAPVATVESLPTADVIQMHERIERPEILIGSTYKIKSPLFEHALYVTINDIVLNAGTEHELRRPFEIFINSKNMDHFQWIVALTRIMSAVFRKGGDVTFLVDEMKAVFDPKGGYFKAGGVYMPSLVAELGSIVEDHLKSIGLMHDPEMSDAQRALIAEKRAAYNQLSKKNSDVGHGELFPEPRVSDIPRSEDVEVTGEGASFPPSATMCHKCNTKAVVIMDGCATCLNCGYSKCG, translated from the coding sequence ATGGCCGTCAAGATCGACAAGAAAATCAAGGGCTACAGCGTCGTCACCCCGGAAGACAAGGCGAAAGAGGCTGCGCGTCCCGCGCCCGTCGCCACGGTCGAATCGCTGCCGACCGCCGACGTCATCCAGATGCACGAGCGCATCGAGCGCCCCGAAATCCTGATCGGCTCCACCTACAAGATCAAATCGCCCCTGTTCGAGCACGCGCTGTACGTGACGATCAACGACATCGTCCTCAACGCCGGCACCGAGCATGAGCTGCGCCGTCCCTTCGAGATCTTCATCAACTCGAAGAACATGGACCACTTCCAGTGGATCGTCGCGCTGACCCGCATCATGTCAGCCGTGTTCCGCAAGGGCGGCGACGTCACGTTCCTGGTCGACGAGATGAAGGCCGTGTTCGACCCCAAGGGCGGCTACTTCAAGGCCGGCGGCGTGTACATGCCGTCGCTGGTGGCCGAGCTGGGCAGCATCGTCGAGGACCACCTCAAGTCGATCGGCCTGATGCACGACCCGGAAATGAGCGACGCCCAGCGCGCCCTGATCGCCGAGAAGCGTGCTGCTTACAACCAGCTGTCAAAAAAAAACTCTGACGTAGGCCACGGCGAGCTGTTCCCAGAGCCGCGCGTCAGCGACATCCCGCGCAGCGAGGACGTCGAAGTGACCGGTGAGGGCGCCAGCTTCCCGCCGAGCGCGACAATGTGCCACAAGTGCAACACCAAGGCGGTGGTCATCATGGATGGCTGCGCGACGTGCTTGAACTGCGGATATTCGAAGTGCGGCTGA